Proteins encoded in a region of the Chelonoidis abingdonii isolate Lonesome George chromosome 2, CheloAbing_2.0, whole genome shotgun sequence genome:
- the LOC116827688 gene encoding putative G-protein coupled receptor 141: protein MPEETTTLPNASQPNDIERYALITIYIVAFIGGTIGAIAMSFLLVKMNTLSVTTAAIVNLVVLHSLLLLTVPFRLYYYISQKWIFGFAFCKAVSAMMHIHMYLTLLFYIITLIIRWLIFFQWKDKVEFYRKLHAVAASAAVWIVAIVIVLPLFVARYGNSGEYGNTTCFTFQQELKKESVKALNYVIIAVVTTITCVLLGLQVFIILKVVKKLPGSVWSHQEFWAQIKSLMFISVIIICFLPYHLFRVYYIQHIEEKQSETYNDICLSITAISCLDLLSFVIGGSRFFKQKIIMLRDKLACC from the coding sequence ATGCCTGAAGAGACTACAACCTTGCCGAATGCATCTCAGCCCAATGACATTGAACGTTACGCACTGATTACTATATATATAGTAGCATTTATTGGAGGTACAATTGGAGCCATCGCAATGTCATTTTTGTTGGTTAAAATGAACACTCTGTCAGTGACTACAGCAGCGATTGTCAACCTCGTGGTGTTGCACAGCCTGCTTCTCCTGACTGTGCCATTTAGGCTTTATTATTATATCAGTCAGAAGTGGATTTTTGGATTTGCCTTTTGTAAAGCAGTGAGTGCTATGATGCACATCCACATGTACCTCACTCTTCTATTCTACATAATCACGCTCATTATCCGGTGGCTCATTTTCTTTCAATGGAAGGACAAGGTGGAGTTCTACAGGAAgctgcatgctgtggctgctAGTGCTGCAGTGTGGATAGTGGCCATTGTGATTGTGCTGCCTTTGTTCGTTGCTCGGTATGGAAATTCTGGGGAGTATGGAAATACCACATGTTTTACGTTCCAACAAGAACTCAAGAAGGAGAGTGTGAAAGCACTAAACTATGTCATAATTGCCGTTGTAACTACCATCACATGTGTCTTATTGGGGTTGCAAGTCTTCATCATTCTAAAGGTGGTGAAAAAGCTTCCAGGTTCTGTCTGGTCACATCAAGAATTCTGGGCCCAGATTAAAAGCTTGATGTTCATATCTGTGATAATCATTTGTTTCCTCCCATATCACCTCTTTAGGGTCTATTACATACAGCACATAGAGGAAAAACAATCAGAAACTTACAATGATATCTGTCTGAGTATAACTGCCATCAGCTGTCTTGATTTGCTGTCATTTGTTATAGGTGGAAGCCGTTTCTTTAAGCAAAAGATTATTATGCTTCGAGACAAGCTTGCATGCTGTTAG